From the Nodularia sphaerocarpa UHCC 0038 genome, the window TTTCTCTGCTGCTGTCGCTGACTCTGATTTGATAGCTGCGATCGCCGCCTTAACTGCTGAATCTGTAATGCTGGGGTTCATAACTGCCTTAATTTTGTCAACGCCCATCAAGTGGGTTTATTAACTAAGCGGATTTACGCAGATTTTGAATCCCATACCCTTCTAGACACGCAATTCATCGCGTCTATCTATCAATTTTTTTACTATAGAACAATCTATTTCTCAAATTCTATGGGGAAATTGCTAATATTAATGTCAGCTTTAAACACATAAGATATTTAACAGATATTTTGCCATTGCTGATTGTGAGGATTAATTTTGTTTTGGGCTGACTTACTTAAATAATTAATTTTTATTTAATGAACAATACTTATTTTGCAAACCAGATTATACTAATTAATAAATATTGATCAACAGGTGATACGCTACAAGTCCTATCACCTACCTCAAGCATGATTAACAATAGAAAAACGTGTAGCTAATGACTAACGTACTATGGCTGCAAGGTGGCGCGTGTTCAGGTAACACCTTATCATTTCTCAACGCCGAAGAACCGACAGTCTGTGATCTGATTGCCGACTTTGGTATCAAGGTACTTTGGCATCCCTCCTTGGGATTGGAAATGGGTAACAATTTGCAAACCCTCCTCTGGGATTGTGTTTTAGGCAAAATTTCCCTAGATATCTTAGTCTTTGAAGGCAGCGTTGTAAATGCCCCCAACGGCACTGGCGAATGGAATCGCTTTGCCGATCGCCCAATGAAAGACTGGTTAACAGACTTATCCCAAGCGGCTAAATTTATTGTCGCCGTGGGAGACTGTGCAACCTGGGGCGGAATCCCAGCCATGTCACCCAACCCCACCGAATCACAAGGTTTACAATTTGTCAAGCGTGAAAAAGGCGGCTTTTTAGGCAAAGATTTTATTTCCAAAGCCGGCTTACCTGTGATCAACATTCCCGGATGTCCCGCCCATCCCGATTGGATTACGCAGATATTAGTTGCGATCGCCACTGGACGCATGGCGGACATCGCCCTAGATGAATTGCAACGTCCTCAAACCTTCTTCAACACATACACCCAAACAGGCTGTACTCGTAACGTTCACTTCGCCTATAAAGCATCAACTGGCGAATTTGGTCAACGTAAAGGTTGCCTATTTTATGACTTAGGTTGTCGTGGTCCCATGACACATTCATCCTGTAACCGCATTTTGTGGAACCGTGTTTCCTCCAAAACCCGCGTGGGTATGCCTTGTTTAGGTTGTACAGAACCAGAATTTCCCTTCTTTGACCTCCAGCCAGGAACCGTATTTAAAACCCAAACAGTCATGGGGGTTCCCAAAGAATTACCGCCAGGTGTCAAACAGAAAGATTACGCCGTATTGACTATGGTAGCCAAAGATGCAATGCCAGCTTGGGCAGAAGAAGATTTTTTCACGGTTTAGAAGTCAGGAAGAAACTAACCACAGAGGCACAGAGTACACAGAGTTATGAGAATTTGAGAGCTTTTTTGCGTAAGTTTGATGATGCCGTGCTGTACAGGTAGGGTGTGTTATCCAGGAGAGTACGGCACCAATTCTGATTTTAGGTGCATGAGGAGAAATGTCTGTAACGCACCCTACTAATTAATTAAAAGAGAGGAGAGAGAATGACAATTCAAACACTAGATATTTCGCCTGTTGGTAGAGTCGAGGGCGATTTAGATGTGCGCGTCGATATTGAAGATGGGCGGGTAGTTAACGCCTGGACACACGCCGAACTGTTTCGCGGATTTGAAATTATTCTCCGAGGTAAAGACCCCCAAGCCGGATTAATTGTCACACCCCGAATTTGCGGTATCTGCGGTGGTTCCCATCTCACGAGTGCATCTTGGGCATTAGATACACTTTGGGGTTCAGAAGTGCCTCGCAATGCAATTTTGGCGAGGAATTTGGGTCAAATTGCCGAAACAATGCAAAGTATTCCTCGGTATTTTTATGGTTTGTTCGCCATTGACTTGACTAATAAAAAATACCGTAGTAGTCGCTTTTATGAAGAAGCTTGTCGCAGGTTTGCCGCTTACACTGGCAAATCTTATGAAATCGGTGTGACAATTTCTGCCAAACCTGTAGAAATCTATGCTTTATTCGGGGGACAATGGCCTCACAGCAGTTATATGGTGATAAATTGGGGGATTGCTTATATAGTCAGGATTTGTCAGGATAGGTGCAATGATTCCCTAGCGTTTCCTTAAATCAGGCGACTCTGATGTGGTATCTAGCAGCCAATCCCTTGATTTTTCTCTGCTAAAAGTTATTTGGTTTTCTCAGACATTACCTAATTCTTCCCTAATCCTAGATTAGCGAACTGACAAAAGCCCTCCGGGGATCCAAAAAACAGCGCTTGGGCGATCGCAATTAGGGGAAGTCCAACGCAAGTATTTAAGTATAATTATTTGCTTGCCCTTGGAATATAAGCCCGCTTTTTTCTCAATATAAATACGCAAATAACGATAGAAACAATAAAATAATTACGCGCAAACATAAGTATAGAAGTATTGATTTGTTTGGATATTGAGCGATGGTCGGAGACCGGGCTTTGCTCATTGCTTTTCTCGCAGATGTTTAACGTTCCGGTTGAGCGGCGGCAGATAACCTTTGCATCACAGCCAAAATCTCTTGCCCGTCCGATCCAGCGCATTGTTGGGTTGTGTGGGTACTGAAGTCAAAGTGCCGAATATCCTATTTTGGGATTATCCGAAAATAGGTTTATTCTACCTAACGTATACATAGTGCTAAGGCTAAGGCACAATGAAATCTATTTCCAGCCATGAGTATGACATATTCCGTCGCTGCATGATTGCGGCTCGAAAGGAAGCGCAACTGACTCAAGAATCTCTCGCTAAATCTCTTCAAAAACCGCAATCTTTCGTTGCTAAATATGAGAATGGTGAGCGACGTTTGGATGTAGTTGAATTTCTCATAGTTACTCGCATAATTGGCGTAGATCCTTGCGCCATTATTAAAAAGGTTGAACAACAAATATCTGAAGCATCTAGTGAGGAAAAACTATGAATACACAAGATGTAATCAGACTTGCATCTCAGTATTTAGCCAATTTATCGGGACACAGATTTGATGTTTTAGAAGTGTCTAAGCCTGTAACTGTAAATGCAGCAGTTAATTTAGCTAAAGTTATCTCAAAGCTTTCACCGTTGCTTGGAAATTTAATTGAATTTAACACTGTTGAATTCTTAAATAAGCAGGATGACTTTGCCGACCTTGGCACCTGGAAGAGGCAAGATCCAGGATTTCCAGACACTATTTTTGTTGGAGAAGTTCAACCAACGCCAGGATTAGAGATTAAAGCATGGTTTCCATTAGCAACAGAGATAACCGCGAGATTCAAAGACAGCCAGAATCATTTTCAGTTTGATCAAACTCACGTTGCAATGCTGGCATGGCTACCTGAGAAGATTATTTACGGAAAACCCCGCATTCTAGATGTGTGCGTTGTATCTGGTTTATCGGTAGCTTTGGCTAGAGATACTCACTATCATAATCCGCCGGACTATCTTGTTTTGGAACCAGAAGATACAACCCAAAGAACTGCAAATCTCCAACAAACTAACACCAGTGGTTATAAGTTCCAAGGTTCAGCTAATGAGCTTTTAGAGGCTCAAAAAATAGTTGATTCATGGGGGACTGAGGCAAAACTTTACAAGCCAACCAAAGAGTATCAGCAACTCCTACGAGAGTTATTAATACGGTATAAATACAGGCTAGACACTAATTTTGCAAAGATGGATAGAATTGTACATCCTGGCATTGAGGAGTTTAAGAAACGTATTTATAACGTTGAAGTTTCTGGCATGACAGTTAAGCAATGGAACAGGCTTTTATCAAGTCGCCGAGAAGATAGCATCAGAAAATCACTCCAAGAGCATTTAGAAATCAGAGAAGAGAGTATTGATGAACTTCTTGATTAAATCGCTGAACTCCATAATAAAAATAGTCTGGATCAATCTCACAAGAATAAGCTTTACGGCTGATTTTTCGGGCTGCCAAAGATGCGCTAAACAATCCACCAAAGGGTTCCCAGACTACATCATGTTCATCACTTGATGATTCAATGATAATGTTCATCAAATCGAGAGGCTTCTGGTTAAGATGCAACGCCTTTCCAGAAGTTATCTTAACTCTTTCATCGCCCCGTAGAGCTTGGCGTTCCCATACATTGGTAAAACCATGAGGGCATCTAAATTTCGACCGCATTTTACTCCACTCTTGTCCCGTCAAGGATTGATTACTGTCTACAGAAAAATAAGGTTTTCCTTCAGGATTACCGTATTCATTCGCATAATTTACTAGCTTTTCAAACATCTCTGGAGGTGGGAAATACCATAAATGTCCTTGATCAAAATATTTCCTGGTTGCAGCATTCACCACACCACAAGCATCGTTTGCGCGTCGTAACGGTAATCCAGACCGTTTCCATTCTTTCAGCAACCAAGTTTTTAAAGTAAGTTCGTT encodes:
- a CDS encoding hydrogenase small subunit — its product is MTNVLWLQGGACSGNTLSFLNAEEPTVCDLIADFGIKVLWHPSLGLEMGNNLQTLLWDCVLGKISLDILVFEGSVVNAPNGTGEWNRFADRPMKDWLTDLSQAAKFIVAVGDCATWGGIPAMSPNPTESQGLQFVKREKGGFLGKDFISKAGLPVINIPGCPAHPDWITQILVAIATGRMADIALDELQRPQTFFNTYTQTGCTRNVHFAYKASTGEFGQRKGCLFYDLGCRGPMTHSSCNRILWNRVSSKTRVGMPCLGCTEPEFPFFDLQPGTVFKTQTVMGVPKELPPGVKQKDYAVLTMVAKDAMPAWAEEDFFTV
- a CDS encoding helix-turn-helix domain-containing protein, with the protein product MKSISSHEYDIFRRCMIAARKEAQLTQESLAKSLQKPQSFVAKYENGERRLDVVEFLIVTRIIGVDPCAIIKKVEQQISEASSEEKL
- a CDS encoding DNA methyltransferase → MSQPNQEASSTETLKCKATSTVGRGKVLNLNTKLNFSKWSDEYVALFLGNSLEHYKNWEKPTVIVSDGAYGVLGFEGDTSDHTDLPNWYQPHIEEWSKAAMPCTTLWFWNSEIGWAVVHPILEKYGWRYVNCNIWNKGKGHIAGNVNTEKIRRFPVVTEVCVQYVREVKFNELTLKTWLLKEWKRSGLPLRRANDACGVVNAATRKYFDQGHLWYFPPPEMFEKLVNYANEYGNPEGKPYFSVDSNQSLTGQEWSKMRSKFRCPHGFTNVWERQALRGDERVKITSGKALHLNQKPLDLMNIIIESSSDEHDVVWEPFGGLFSASLAARKISRKAYSCEIDPDYFYYGVQRFNQEVHQYSLL